The genomic region CTGTATTGTAAACCCTCCCACTTTTATTCTTCCTATAACAGGGATCAAAATAGTGCCGTCTGTATTTACATCATATCCATATAGATAGCCTCCACCCTCCCCCTGAACCTGGCTTCCGCCACATACCTGAAAGAGGAAAGAAAATCCTGAATTCTTCCGTCAGTGGCCATAGCCTTTGCAGTAATATACAGAATATCCCGTTGCTGGATTTTGTAATCCGGCAATTCCATTGCGAACTGCTCCTGTCCGTCAAGTTCAGGAAGGTTATTCAGGTAAGTAAGTTTCTTTTGCGAGGTACAGGAGGCCAGAACTAAAACTGCAATAGCGATTAGGGGAGGATGCGTTTCATAGTATGAGGTTGAGGTTGAGGTTGAGGTTGAGCGTAAAGCGTAGAGCGTAAAGATGAAAGAGTACTTGTGCTATTAGTGTTGAGTGGAATTAAAAAGAGAATTCTGTTGACCAAGTAATAAATCTTTTATTAGTTCCCGAAGTTGTTTTTCAAAAGCAATTACATCTGGCGGAACTGTCCAGTTAATATCATCTAATTTTTCGAGTGGAAAACTATCAAGAATTTTTGATGCTTCAACTGCATTAATCCACATATCCTTTTCAGATGCCTCTTTAACAATGTCAACCCAGCTAAATTGATAGTTCAATGCTATAAAAACCAAATCTACAACATCCTTTTCCGAATGCCTGCTTAATGCAGTAAGTTTATTCGAGAGTATATTTTCAATGATATCTGTCTTGAAGAGTTTTGTGGCTATATGAGTTCCTGTCCGGTACTGAATATCGTTTACAAAATCTATTTTTCAAAATTGCTTCATTCTGATGAACAAAAACTCTGGTAAAACTCTCACCTGTTACAGCAACTTCAGTCTTTAGTTTCTTACTCCGAATTGATGTCAGAATCAGTTCTACCTGTTTCTCAAAATTGGAATTTTGATTAACAAAAAAATCAAGATCATCTGAGTAACGATGATTCAGGTAGGCCCTGCTTAAAGCTGTTCCTCCTGTTAAATAAAAATCAACCGGAAGATTTTCTATAATACGCAATATCTTATCCTGCAGAGGATAAAGTATATTTTGATAATAATCTTTTTGCATTTCTGTAATATATCTGACGCTGGCGGGGATAGAGTTTGCTTATAGCGCTCTCTGAAAGTAGCTGCAGTAAATCATTATTACCCAGAAGCTGTATTAATTCATACCAGTTAAGACTATTCAGTGCACGAATCAACATTTGTTCATCTAGTAGAGCCTGTTGCGGGTTTTTCATTATCTGACGAAGAAGTTTATCTCTTTTCCCGGATGGCAGATCCCAAAGCATTCCTTTTAGCTTTATTTCCAGTGATTTATCCACGTTAAACTATGTTGAGGTTGAGGTTGAGGTTGAGCGGAGAGCGTAAAGCGGAGAGCGTAAAGCGTAGAGCGTAGAGTGTTGAGCGTAGAGTGTAGAGTGTTGAGTTATAACTAAAGGCACCATTTGTCAGCATTGTTTATCATCGAAATCAGAATTTTCCGAACTTCTGCATATTCACTGGTTAATCTGTTGTTAATTTCTTTGCTAATATATTTACAATCCAGTGAATAATCGAGCCATGTCTCAGTTTCAAATTCTTCACCTAAAGAGTCTGTTAATTTATTAATAAAAGACTTCTCATATCTCCTCTTTGCCCACGCTTCTGCAATACATGCAGTTACAGATCTGGATGATCTTCTTATTTGGTCCGTCAATGAATATTTCTCTTCTTTTGGAAAACTTTTTGAGATCTCAAAAATCTCCATAGCTAGTTTATATGCCTTCTGATATACAATTAAGTCTTTAAAACTCTCAATCTTGCCCATAACTTAAAGAGCGTAGAGCGTAGAGCGAAAAGTAAAGTTAAAATTAAAGGCATATTTATTAGCATTGTTAATAATGGATAAAATCATCTTATAAGATTTTGTGTGTTCCTTTTCTGCCAATTCTGGTCATATTTAAAGTTCTCTATGCTTTCTTCTCACTGCTACGCTCTACGCTCTACGCTCTACGCTATCTTCTAACCGCTCTACGCTTGCCCTCCGGCAAGCGCCCGCCCCGTCAGTCCCATCTTTCCAAATGGCCTAACAAGGCGATATTTTGCTGTTTTTCATTGCTTTAACAAACGCAACAAGGTAACAGCAACCCTTTATTTTGCTACCAGTTCAACTTCATTTATATTCCAGAGAGGCAGGAGGTCCGCTGGCTTATAAAGACCAAGTTCCCTGTCTGCTTCAATTGAATTTAATATTGTATAACTTACTTTCCGTCCGACAAGTTCCTCGGCCTGTGATACTTTTTTTGCAAGGTACTCACGGTCAATACTATCGCCTATCAGAATAAGCTCTATTACTTTGCTGTCCTTGCCGCGGGCAAAATCACCAACCAGGTAAACCGATAACAAGTTCCCAAGACGATGAATGACCTTTTCAATTACCCTGTCAATGCCTGCTTCCTTTAAAATGATATCATGAATATCCTTAAACAAAGGGTGACTCCTATTTGCCTGATAAATCTTCTTATTACCATCTCTCAGAGAATTAAGCAGTCCGGCCTCTTCAAACCTGTTAAGCTCAATACGAATTGAATTAGATGACTCCCCGAACTCAGACTCAAGTCCACGCAGGTGTGCACGTGTGCTGCTGTTAAGAAAGAACTTCTTAAGCAGCTTTATACGTGTCTGCGATGTAATGAGAGTACCGATCATCAGGTCAGGTTAATGAGTAACAACTTTTCTCGATTTATTTAGGATTCCAAATCAAGTTGGGTAAATGACAGATTTGTAATGAAAGGTTGCTTTGGGGGGAGAAGAGAACAGGGAACAGGGAACAGGAAACAGAAAACAGGGAACAGGTTTTTCCTCCCAGACCTCATCCGGATTGATCCCTGATCCCTGACCTCTGACCTGATCCTGATCCCTCATCCCTGATCCCTTCCCGATCCCTAATTCCTCATCCCTCATTCCTCCCAAAAATATCCTACTTAGCCTTGTGAATATGAAAGAACTGCTCCTCCTCCTATGCCACTACCCCTATTCAGAAAAGTACCGGAGTCAATCCCGGCTTCTTTCGGAGATAAAAGACTGGCCTTATTTTACAAAACTCATAAACTCTCACGGAATAATAGCCCTCGCCGCATATAATATAAAAGCTGCAAAGCTCGAAGGATTTGTTCCAAAGAATGAAATGTCTTTTCTTGAAAACGGT from Bacteroidales bacterium harbors:
- a CDS encoding nucleotidyl transferase AbiEii/AbiGii toxin family protein encodes the protein MQKDYYQNILYPLQDKILRIIENLPVDFYLTGGTALSRAYLNHRYSDDLDFFVNQNSNFEKQVELILTSIRSKKLKTEVAVTGESFTRVFVHQNEAILKNRFCKRYSVPDRNSYSHKTLQDRYH
- a CDS encoding four helix bundle protein, translating into MGKIESFKDLIVYQKAYKLAMEIFEISKSFPKEEKYSLTDQIRRSSRSVTACIAEAWAKRRYEKSFINKLTDSLGEEFETETWLDYSLDCKYISKEINNRLTSEYAEVRKILISMINNADKWCL
- a CDS encoding ArsR family transcriptional regulator — encoded protein: MIGTLITSQTRIKLLKKFFLNSSTRAHLRGLESEFGESSNSIRIELNRFEEAGLLNSLRDGNKKIYQANRSHPLFKDIHDIILKEAGIDRVIEKVIHRLGNLLSVYLVGDFARGKDSKVIELILIGDSIDREYLAKKVSQAEELVGRKVSYTILNSIEADRELGLYKPADLLPLWNINEVELVAK